A section of the Meles meles chromosome 8, mMelMel3.1 paternal haplotype, whole genome shotgun sequence genome encodes:
- the LOC123948855 gene encoding uncharacterized protein LOC123948855, with product MLKEGLFYSSISPDTEELGETRSVWVLKPPPSPASRGPRRLTARRRNKVLKKNRARWRPFGKRVKKGAGQREGSLSCGQRRRGGGRKRRAYVSLNLHPVSESILRVSSVQCLAHEPVSGHKPECCRQSPGFSHFSPLALLWKLHRNTLRLLYKMFAYESSEVPAEILESERLGFNSQLCYGTLDKLYALLKLRLFHSKCFSHERKGRNVCENLGKVPGTSYNPEFQLIRLPDISRMFALCRGLSAGC from the exons ACACTGAAGAGCTTGGTGAGACCAGAAGTGTCTGGGTGCTCAAGCCCCCACCATCTCCAGCTTCCCGGGGCCCAAGGAGGCTGACAGCAAGGAGGAGAAACAAGGTCTTGAAAAAAAACCGTGCTCGTTGGAGACCATTTGGGAAG AGAGTGAAGAAAGGAGCAGGTCAGCGGGAAGGAAGCTTGAGTTGTGGAcaaagaaggagaggaggagggagaaagagaagagcctACGTCTCTCTAAATTTGCACCCGGTCTCAGAAAGCATACTTCGCGTGAGCTCtgtgcagtgcctggcacacgaGCCAGTGTCGGGTCACAAACCCGAGTGCTGCAGGCAATCGCCTGGCTTCTCCCACTTTTCCCCCTTGGCGCTCCTGTGGAAACTTCACCGTAACACACTACGCTTGCTTTACAAAATGTTTGCTTATGAAAGTTCTGAGGTGCCAGCAGAGATTTTAGAATCGGAAAGACTTGGTTTTAATTCTCAGCTTTGCTATGGGACCTTGGATAAATTATACGCCCTCTTGAAGCTTCGGCTTTTCCACAGTAAATGTTTCTCTcatgagagaaaagggagaaacgTATGTGAAAACCTGGGCAAAGTGCCTGGCACTTCATACAACCCAGAATTCCAATTAATCCGTTTACCAGATATTTCCCGAATGTTCGCCCTGTGCAGAGGCCTGTCTGCTGGGTGCTGA